The Tautonia marina genome has a window encoding:
- a CDS encoding PPC domain-containing protein, with protein MRHLRPTKLIVALLLLPTWAQADPPKVSSFFPGGGRLGESVRVEAKGTFKPWPVQIQVDRPGICFTPEEEEGVFTVSIADDAAPGLAWVRLFNEEGAATLRPFQIGTVSEVVEVEPNNADHQAQEVDPQGVVVNGRLERSGDVDSFAVTLESGQTLVVALEANNRLGSPMDGKIQVVSPEGFVVDHADDSPLLDPSLAFTAPTSGTYVVRAFAFPAQPDSSIRFSGSDDYVYRLTLTTGGYVDLAHPSVVNLEPETEVAAAGWNVPGEGVRLRVSPGPERSVVAWNPDLAGAVEVEAAELPVVLASALSEQPASLPALICGQLGEDGEADRFPIKAEPGTSIMLRMEARAFGSPLDGVITVEDSSGKQLVEMDDLRRELDPELTVKVPDDGMLQVQVRDLHRRGGSRFLYRVEAREPSPVVRLTVSADHFELDREKPLSIEVEVDRQGGYKNPLTITAEGLPDGVTVEPVVSESEGDSSKKVTLQITATEAAAVWSGPIRILGTAEGAEDSAASATAERVGGSRTESLWLTVPPSS; from the coding sequence ATGCGACACCTCCGCCCTACCAAGTTGATCGTGGCCTTGCTCCTGCTTCCGACCTGGGCGCAGGCCGATCCGCCGAAGGTCTCCTCCTTTTTTCCAGGAGGAGGCCGGCTGGGCGAATCGGTTCGGGTCGAGGCCAAGGGGACCTTCAAACCCTGGCCGGTTCAGATTCAGGTCGATCGGCCAGGGATCTGCTTCACTCCTGAGGAAGAGGAAGGGGTCTTCACCGTCTCGATCGCGGACGATGCGGCCCCTGGCCTCGCCTGGGTGCGGTTGTTCAACGAAGAAGGGGCCGCGACGCTCCGGCCGTTCCAGATCGGTACGGTGTCGGAAGTCGTGGAGGTCGAGCCCAACAACGCGGACCACCAGGCTCAGGAGGTTGATCCGCAAGGGGTCGTAGTGAATGGTCGGCTGGAACGATCGGGCGATGTCGATTCGTTCGCGGTTACCCTGGAATCGGGACAAACGCTGGTGGTCGCCCTGGAAGCGAACAACCGGCTCGGCTCGCCCATGGACGGCAAGATTCAGGTTGTTTCGCCGGAAGGCTTTGTGGTGGATCATGCTGATGATTCGCCATTGCTTGATCCCAGTCTGGCGTTCACGGCCCCGACCTCCGGGACGTACGTGGTGCGTGCTTTCGCCTTTCCGGCACAGCCGGATAGCTCGATCCGATTTTCGGGAAGTGATGATTATGTGTATCGCCTGACTCTGACGACCGGCGGCTACGTCGACCTGGCGCACCCGTCGGTCGTCAATCTAGAACCCGAAACGGAGGTCGCCGCCGCCGGCTGGAACGTGCCGGGGGAGGGTGTCCGGCTCCGTGTGTCCCCTGGTCCCGAGCGGTCGGTGGTGGCCTGGAATCCTGATCTGGCTGGCGCTGTCGAGGTGGAAGCGGCTGAGCTTCCGGTCGTCCTGGCCTCCGCACTTTCGGAACAACCTGCGAGCCTGCCGGCCTTGATCTGTGGTCAACTGGGAGAGGATGGGGAGGCGGATCGATTCCCGATCAAGGCCGAGCCGGGAACCTCCATCATGCTTCGAATGGAAGCCCGAGCGTTCGGCTCGCCCCTGGATGGGGTGATCACGGTGGAGGACTCCTCGGGGAAGCAACTGGTCGAGATGGATGATTTGCGTCGGGAACTCGACCCTGAATTGACGGTGAAGGTTCCGGATGATGGGATGCTCCAGGTTCAGGTGCGCGACCTGCACCGTCGTGGAGGCTCCCGGTTTCTCTATCGGGTCGAGGCCCGAGAACCGAGCCCGGTGGTGAGACTGACGGTTTCGGCCGATCATTTTGAGCTTGATCGGGAAAAACCGTTGTCGATTGAGGTCGAGGTGGATCGACAGGGGGGATACAAGAACCCCTTGACCATCACCGCGGAAGGGCTCCCGGACGGAGTGACGGTCGAGCCGGTCGTCTCCGAGTCTGAGGGGGATTCCTCCAAGAAGGTGACGCTTCAGATCACGGCGACCGAAGCCGCTGCGGTCTGGTCTGGCCCGATCCGGATTCTCGGCACCGCCGAAGGGGCTGAGGACTCCGCCGCGTCGGCCACTGCCGAACGGGTGGGTGGTTCTCGAACCGAGTCGCTCTGGCTGACGGTTCCTCCGTCCTCCTGA
- a CDS encoding PSD1 and planctomycete cytochrome C domain-containing protein, whose amino-acid sequence MTHLRPPRTLAVWWTSFFIIGHLVLPSNGKAEDTRSIDFATEIRPILSDTCVRCHGPDASQRAADLRLDTAEGALADLGGYAAIVPGKPEESELYLRIAEEVADFRMPPADSGKSLSAEQIELIRQWIAQGAPWEEHWAFTPPKRPPVPPVQDSSWVRNSIDAFILAPLEQDGIAPSVEADRATLIRRASLDVIGLPPTPEEVEAFLADERPDAYEHLIDRLLSSPHFGERWGRRWLDNARYADSNGYSIDAPREIWLYRDWVIDALNRDLPFDEFTIDQLAGDLRPNASMAQLVATGFHRNTPINQEGGIDREQFRIESVIDRVNTTGSVWMGLTIGCAQCHDHKYDPISQLDYFQFFAFLNTVDEPTIPVASAEDVARRDEVNQAVNDYLAGIERDPDLLKRQHAWEIGLDGAGRQKQSQEVREAFDLPFDKRPAERNRVVFAAFIDQSDDPIVTPHRNAIASIKKDLPTIPTTMVVREQKDPRTTHFLMAGDFTRPGDPVQPDVPSVLPPLTSNSDARPNRLDLAHWLVDPQNPLTARVAVNRLWQAYFGRGIVETDEDFGTQGTVPSHPDLLDWLAVELIDRGWSLKTMHRLILTSATYRQSSQLRPDLVARDPTNRRLARQSRLRLDAELIRDSALVASGLLTETVGGPSVFPPQPDGVMSLGQMNRAWVADTGPNRFRRGLYTFFWRATPHPLLVGFDAPDATFACTRRTRSNTPLQALMLLNDQAFYEFAQALADRVLAEGPPDDAGKLDLVFRLCLARSPDPIELDRLMSFLDAQRRLQSGSEGEDSAESRHPDRAAWTAIARVLLNLDEFITRE is encoded by the coding sequence ATGACGCATCTGCGACCGCCCCGGACACTGGCCGTCTGGTGGACCTCCTTCTTCATCATCGGCCACCTTGTCCTCCCGAGCAATGGAAAGGCCGAGGACACGCGGTCGATCGACTTCGCGACCGAGATCCGGCCCATTCTGTCAGACACCTGTGTCCGCTGCCATGGTCCCGATGCCTCTCAGCGGGCGGCCGACCTTCGGCTCGATACTGCGGAAGGTGCCCTGGCCGACCTCGGCGGTTACGCGGCAATTGTGCCCGGGAAGCCCGAAGAGAGTGAGCTTTATCTGAGAATCGCCGAGGAGGTCGCAGACTTCCGGATGCCCCCCGCCGATTCGGGCAAGTCGCTCTCGGCCGAGCAGATCGAGTTGATTCGCCAGTGGATCGCGCAGGGAGCCCCCTGGGAGGAACACTGGGCCTTCACTCCTCCCAAACGGCCTCCGGTTCCTCCGGTACAGGACTCCTCCTGGGTCCGCAACTCGATTGACGCCTTCATTCTGGCTCCGCTCGAACAGGACGGAATCGCCCCCTCCGTCGAGGCGGATCGGGCAACCTTGATCCGTCGGGCCAGTCTCGACGTGATCGGGTTGCCGCCGACCCCGGAGGAAGTCGAGGCCTTTCTGGCCGACGAACGCCCCGACGCGTACGAGCACCTGATCGATCGCCTCCTCTCCAGCCCTCACTTCGGGGAACGTTGGGGGCGGCGCTGGCTCGACAACGCCCGCTACGCCGACTCCAACGGATACAGCATCGATGCTCCTCGTGAGATCTGGCTCTACCGCGACTGGGTCATCGACGCCCTGAACCGCGACCTCCCATTCGACGAATTCACCATCGACCAGCTCGCCGGCGACCTTCGCCCGAATGCCTCGATGGCTCAGCTCGTCGCGACCGGATTCCATCGCAACACCCCGATCAATCAGGAAGGCGGAATCGACCGCGAACAGTTCCGGATCGAGTCGGTGATTGACCGCGTCAACACCACCGGCTCGGTCTGGATGGGTTTGACCATCGGCTGCGCCCAGTGCCACGACCACAAGTATGATCCGATCTCTCAGCTCGACTACTTCCAGTTCTTTGCATTCCTGAATACGGTGGACGAGCCGACGATTCCCGTGGCCTCCGCCGAAGATGTGGCCCGACGGGACGAGGTCAACCAGGCCGTCAACGACTACCTTGCCGGCATCGAACGTGACCCCGACCTCCTCAAACGACAGCATGCCTGGGAAATCGGGCTCGATGGTGCTGGCCGGCAAAAGCAATCGCAGGAAGTCAGGGAAGCCTTCGACCTTCCCTTCGACAAACGCCCAGCAGAGCGCAATCGCGTCGTCTTCGCGGCCTTTATCGATCAGTCGGACGACCCGATCGTCACCCCTCATCGCAATGCAATCGCAAGCATCAAGAAGGATCTTCCCACGATCCCGACGACCATGGTCGTTCGAGAACAGAAGGACCCTCGAACCACTCATTTCCTCATGGCCGGCGACTTCACGAGGCCGGGCGACCCGGTCCAGCCCGACGTACCGTCCGTGCTCCCTCCCTTAACCAGCAACTCGGACGCCCGTCCGAACCGGCTCGACCTGGCCCACTGGCTGGTTGATCCCCAGAACCCGCTCACGGCAAGGGTCGCCGTCAATCGGCTCTGGCAGGCCTACTTCGGACGAGGCATCGTCGAAACTGACGAGGATTTCGGCACTCAGGGCACCGTGCCCTCGCATCCCGACCTGCTCGACTGGCTCGCGGTGGAGTTGATCGACCGAGGCTGGAGCCTCAAGACCATGCACCGGTTGATCCTCACCTCGGCAACCTATCGCCAATCGTCGCAGCTTCGCCCGGATCTGGTGGCCCGCGACCCCACAAACCGTCGCCTCGCTCGTCAGTCTCGCCTGCGGCTCGACGCGGAATTGATTCGCGATTCGGCCCTCGTCGCCAGCGGACTCCTCACCGAAACCGTCGGCGGCCCAAGCGTCTTCCCCCCTCAACCTGATGGCGTCATGAGCCTCGGCCAGATGAATCGAGCCTGGGTCGCCGACACCGGCCCCAACCGCTTCCGACGAGGTCTCTACACCTTCTTCTGGCGAGCCACTCCGCATCCCTTGCTCGTCGGCTTCGATGCCCCCGACGCCACCTTTGCCTGCACGCGACGGACACGCTCGAACACTCCCCTTCAAGCCCTGATGCTCTTGAATGATCAGGCCTTTTACGAGTTCGCGCAGGCCCTCGCTGATCGCGTCCTGGCCGAAGGGCCTCCCGACGACGCTGGCAAACTCGACCTCGTCTTTCGGCTCTGCCTGGCCCGAAGCCCCGACCCCATCGAGTTGGATCGGCTCATGTCGTTCCTCGACGCGCAACGACGCCTTCAGTCCGGGTCGGAAGGGGAAGATTCCGCGGAGTCCAGGCACCCCGATCGAGCCGCCTGGACAGCAATCGCCAGGGTTCTGCTCAATCTGGACGAGTTCATTACACGCGAATAA
- a CDS encoding DUF1501 domain-containing protein, with protein MNEIPPLLQSTRRHFFERCGIGLGSMALTSLLGNGPSSLAADSAPSANPLAPRTGHHAPKAKNVIFLFMAGGPSQFELFDHKPGLQRYNGQPIPSSYLEGKRFAFMDTFNKEPPKLLGTRRKFARHGESGAWVSECLPHTARVVDDLTFLKSVWTEPVNHAPAKLFFNAGTTQFGRPSMGAWITYGIGSEADNLPGFVVLQSGPRGPRGGAVLWGSGFLPTAYQGVPFRSGAEPILDLSRPPEVSEANQQATLNAIGDLNRHRLDTTGDPEIATRIASYEMAFRMQSSAPELIDLAGESQATLDLYGIDPGVPTFASNCLLARRLVERGTRFVQLYHTNWDHHGGPTENLEDSLDTVCLDVDRACAALITDLKARGLLEDTLVIWGGEFGRTPMGEVREKTGRNHHPDAFTMWMAGGGVKPGLTFGASDEFGFSVAEDPIHVHDLQATILHLLGLDHTRLTYRFQGRDFRLTDVGGRVVSSLIA; from the coding sequence ATGAACGAGATCCCCCCGCTGCTCCAATCGACCCGTCGGCATTTTTTTGAACGCTGCGGAATCGGTCTGGGCTCGATGGCGCTGACCTCCTTGCTCGGCAATGGCCCGAGCAGTCTCGCCGCCGATTCGGCTCCCTCCGCGAATCCGCTCGCTCCAAGGACCGGTCATCACGCCCCCAAAGCCAAGAACGTGATCTTCCTGTTCATGGCGGGCGGACCAAGCCAGTTCGAGCTGTTTGATCACAAACCCGGCCTTCAGCGCTACAACGGCCAGCCCATTCCCTCATCGTACCTTGAAGGCAAGCGTTTCGCCTTCATGGACACCTTCAACAAGGAACCACCCAAACTTCTCGGCACACGACGGAAATTTGCCCGACACGGTGAGAGCGGCGCGTGGGTTTCGGAATGCTTGCCTCACACCGCTCGGGTCGTGGATGATCTGACCTTCCTCAAGTCGGTCTGGACCGAGCCGGTCAACCACGCGCCGGCCAAACTGTTCTTCAACGCGGGGACCACACAGTTTGGCCGCCCCAGCATGGGGGCCTGGATCACCTACGGCATCGGCAGCGAGGCCGACAACCTGCCCGGGTTCGTCGTCCTCCAGTCCGGCCCCCGAGGCCCTCGAGGAGGCGCGGTGCTCTGGGGGAGTGGCTTCCTGCCAACCGCCTACCAGGGCGTCCCCTTCCGGAGCGGCGCCGAGCCCATTCTCGACCTGTCTCGACCACCCGAGGTTTCCGAAGCGAATCAGCAAGCGACCCTCAACGCGATCGGTGATCTGAACCGCCATCGGCTCGACACCACGGGAGACCCCGAGATCGCTACCCGAATCGCCTCCTACGAGATGGCCTTTCGGATGCAATCCAGCGCCCCTGAATTGATCGACCTGGCGGGTGAGTCACAGGCCACCCTCGACCTCTACGGCATCGATCCGGGAGTCCCCACCTTCGCCAGCAACTGCCTGCTCGCTCGACGACTCGTGGAGCGGGGCACGCGGTTCGTCCAGCTCTACCACACCAACTGGGACCACCACGGCGGCCCCACCGAGAATCTCGAAGACTCACTCGATACCGTCTGTCTCGACGTCGATCGCGCCTGTGCCGCCCTCATCACCGACCTCAAGGCCCGCGGCCTCCTCGAAGACACGCTGGTTATCTGGGGAGGAGAATTCGGCCGCACCCCCATGGGCGAGGTCCGAGAAAAGACCGGTCGCAACCACCACCCCGATGCCTTCACCATGTGGATGGCGGGGGGTGGCGTGAAGCCCGGCCTGACCTTCGGCGCAAGCGATGAGTTCGGCTTCTCCGTCGCCGAAGATCCGATCCACGTCCACGACCTTCAGGCCACCATTCTCCACTTGCTCGGCCTCGATCACACCCGGCTGACCTACCGCTTCCAGGGGCGCGATTTCCGCCTCACCGACGTCGGTGGACGAGTCGTCTCCTCCCTCATCGCCTGA
- a CDS encoding GTPase produces the protein MNDVTGDEVPNPGPRGSTWPDSQASNHEVVPRRGPFLSLLTSPARGAIAVLRVWGEGAVEAADRVFRPHRGVRLAESSARRPRVGRVGRGTGDEVVALILKDNSRLDEVEFQCHGGPAAVAMVVEALEQVGVCQRSADDWVRVQQSSLVRALAHHDLAHAETDRVARHLLAQAQGALDEALDAIRSRLSDDPSEAIERLNMLIDRAEVGCHLVSGWRVALAGRPNVGKSRLLNALAGYGRAIVSSTPGTTRDVVTARIAIDGWPVEVADTAGLRVTQDPIEAGGVSLARSRHGGADLVLLILDQSEPFTETDRGLIKDYENALIVCNKRDLVAVWEPDASWGEVKRISAERGDGLESLVATISRRLVPDPPQAGEAIPFREPQRQHLIEVRRLLQAGCLEQARTTLDQLQAGAS, from the coding sequence ATGAACGACGTGACCGGAGACGAGGTGCCCAATCCGGGTCCACGGGGATCGACCTGGCCCGATTCGCAAGCCTCGAATCACGAGGTTGTGCCTCGACGCGGGCCGTTTCTCAGTCTCCTCACGTCGCCAGCTCGGGGGGCGATTGCGGTACTTCGAGTCTGGGGTGAGGGGGCGGTTGAGGCTGCGGACCGGGTCTTTCGACCCCATCGAGGTGTGCGGCTTGCGGAGTCATCGGCGAGACGGCCACGCGTGGGGAGGGTGGGACGAGGGACCGGAGATGAGGTGGTCGCGTTGATCCTCAAGGACAACAGCCGCCTCGATGAGGTGGAGTTTCAGTGTCACGGAGGGCCTGCGGCCGTGGCGATGGTCGTGGAAGCTCTGGAACAGGTCGGGGTCTGCCAACGATCGGCCGACGATTGGGTCAGGGTTCAACAGTCGTCCCTGGTCAGAGCCCTTGCACATCATGATCTGGCGCACGCGGAAACTGATCGCGTGGCGCGGCATCTGCTTGCTCAGGCGCAAGGCGCTCTCGACGAGGCACTGGACGCGATCCGCAGCCGGCTGAGCGATGATCCCTCCGAGGCGATCGAGCGGCTGAACATGCTGATCGATCGTGCCGAGGTGGGGTGTCATCTCGTCTCTGGGTGGCGTGTTGCCCTGGCGGGTCGGCCGAATGTGGGGAAGAGTCGGCTCCTGAATGCCCTGGCGGGCTATGGTCGAGCGATTGTGTCTTCGACTCCGGGAACAACGCGCGATGTGGTGACTGCCCGAATTGCCATTGATGGCTGGCCGGTTGAGGTCGCGGATACGGCTGGGCTGCGCGTGACTCAGGACCCGATTGAAGCTGGGGGAGTTTCCCTGGCCCGATCTCGGCATGGAGGGGCCGATCTGGTTCTTTTGATCCTTGATCAATCCGAGCCATTCACCGAAACCGATCGAGGATTAATCAAAGACTATGAGAATGCATTGATTGTGTGTAACAAACGGGATCTCGTTGCCGTCTGGGAGCCGGATGCGTCGTGGGGGGAAGTGAAGCGGATCTCTGCGGAGCGTGGGGATGGACTCGAATCCTTGGTGGCAACGATTTCCAGACGGCTTGTCCCCGATCCACCACAGGCCGGAGAGGCGATTCCGTTTCGAGAACCACAGCGGCAGCATCTGATCGAGGTGCGTCGACTCCTTCAGGCAGGGTGTCTGGAGCAGGCCCGAACGACGCTCGATCAGCTTCAAGCTGGTGCAAGCTGA
- a CDS encoding neutral/alkaline non-lysosomal ceramidase N-terminal domain-containing protein, with translation MTNQFVRSLRMSLTLSLMVWGVISVSIGAASEESERVFQAGAATSNITPPLGEPIVGNWNSPPATHIHDDLHARCLVLDDGETRIAIVLCDNVGIARDVLDVARTLAEEAIGIPEQQILIASTHTHSATPARGLDRLAPLDDLSGYPSFLARRIADGIVRAAANLEPAKIAWGRTEVPGQVFNRRWFLKPDRELPNPFGGTDRVKMNPPRGNPDLVEPAGPTDPEVAFLSVQAVDGRPIALLANYSLHYVGGVPSGHVSADYFGAFAERIEQLLEADRVDPPFVGMMSNGTSGDINNIDFRSSGQRMEPYEKIHQVADEVAQAVIEAHQGLTFHSWVPVGAAAQELTLAARVPNEELLEFAHRTLAKPEDAPLGHPLERIYAERVLRAVDAPSEVSIFLQALRIGDVGIAAIPFEVFVETGLELKARSPFEQTFTIELANGSYGYLPTPRHHDLGGYETWFGTNRVERDASEKIRDVMLELFDTLHTR, from the coding sequence ATGACGAATCAATTCGTACGATCCCTTCGAATGAGCCTGACTCTCTCGCTCATGGTCTGGGGGGTAATCTCGGTTTCGATCGGAGCCGCCTCGGAGGAGAGTGAGCGTGTCTTCCAAGCAGGGGCGGCGACGAGCAATATTACCCCTCCCCTGGGAGAACCGATTGTTGGCAACTGGAATTCTCCTCCGGCAACTCATATCCACGACGATTTGCACGCTCGATGCCTGGTGCTCGATGATGGCGAAACCAGGATTGCCATTGTGCTTTGCGATAATGTCGGGATCGCCCGAGACGTGCTGGACGTGGCTCGAACACTGGCCGAGGAGGCGATTGGGATTCCCGAGCAACAGATACTGATTGCCTCGACGCATACCCATTCAGCAACCCCAGCCAGGGGACTCGATCGCCTGGCGCCTCTTGACGACCTGAGTGGCTATCCATCCTTCCTTGCGCGTCGGATTGCCGATGGAATTGTCCGAGCCGCGGCAAACCTCGAACCCGCGAAGATTGCCTGGGGACGAACCGAGGTCCCGGGACAGGTTTTCAACCGACGATGGTTTCTCAAGCCGGATCGTGAACTGCCGAACCCGTTCGGAGGGACCGACCGCGTGAAGATGAATCCTCCCCGAGGGAATCCTGATCTGGTCGAACCGGCAGGCCCGACCGACCCGGAAGTCGCGTTCCTCTCGGTTCAGGCGGTTGATGGTCGGCCGATTGCGCTGCTGGCCAACTATTCGCTGCATTATGTCGGGGGAGTGCCCTCGGGGCATGTCTCCGCCGATTATTTCGGGGCGTTTGCCGAGCGAATTGAGCAGTTGCTCGAAGCGGATCGGGTTGACCCGCCGTTTGTCGGCATGATGAGCAATGGGACAAGCGGAGACATCAACAATATTGACTTCCGCTCTTCCGGTCAACGGATGGAACCGTATGAGAAGATCCATCAGGTGGCCGATGAGGTGGCACAGGCCGTCATTGAGGCGCACCAGGGACTCACGTTCCACTCGTGGGTGCCGGTGGGGGCCGCGGCTCAGGAGTTGACGCTGGCGGCTCGTGTTCCCAATGAGGAACTCCTGGAGTTCGCCCACCGAACGCTGGCGAAGCCCGAGGATGCCCCGCTCGGTCACCCTCTGGAACGGATTTACGCCGAGCGCGTGCTTCGGGCGGTCGATGCGCCGAGCGAAGTGTCGATCTTCCTACAGGCTTTGCGCATTGGTGACGTTGGGATTGCGGCCATTCCGTTCGAGGTGTTCGTCGAAACCGGGCTCGAACTGAAAGCACGCAGTCCGTTCGAACAGACGTTTACCATCGAGCTAGCGAATGGGTCGTACGGCTATCTTCCCACTCCTCGCCATCACGATCTCGGAGGTTATGAAACCTGGTTCGGCACCAATCGGGTTGAACGAGACGCATCGGAAAAGATTCGAGACGTGATGCTTGAACTCTTTGACACCTTGCACACTCGTTGA
- a CDS encoding alpha/beta hydrolase domain-containing protein: protein MTSAAKCSGFGVLVCLFAMIAQVATVEAGVVRLEIEQREPFADGHEFGSVGAYERIQGRVMLEVDPDDPSNQAIHDLKLAPRNDRGVVEFSTEFDLLAPVDPKRGNRRILFEVNNRGNKLAPGAFLDRGGNEFRTLDDAGNGFLFREGYHLLWCGWNGDVRPGEGRLTMELPIAQSAEGPIEGRIYAEICVDAPSRSEPLAWGNSDPYPVIDPEQAVVTMRPTRDAPAEVVPKDRRAFARLEGDRVVADPTHLFLEDGFRPGWIYEVVYTTRNPRVTGLGFAAVRDVVSFFRNEESPANPLAGAVDGVLAFGISQSGRFLHDLVYQGFNADEQGQAVFDGVFAHVPGAGKGMFNGRFVQTTRHGSPHQDRLFVSESFPMTTAPSTDPQTGRTGDTLERAREAGVVPKMIFTNTSAEYWTRAASLLHTDVDGTIDVGHDPNVRIYFIAGGQHGVSTGRSRGIYLNLINTLDYRGVLRALLVALDDWATRDVEPPPSRYPRIDDGTLIRAETYHRTFPELPGVALPRAHYVPTRLDFGPRWESEGIIDKVPAVVGEPFRTLVPAPDTDGNDRAGIRLPQLAVPIATFTGWNLRSAEAGAAGQLAKFNGSFLPFPVDEQQRIDSGDPRPSVLERYPTFEHYLGRFSEELLELESQRFLLDEDVVGLLRAAEASRTLWEVEDSAPVR, encoded by the coding sequence TTGACGAGCGCTGCCAAATGCTCCGGGTTCGGAGTTCTGGTTTGCCTCTTCGCCATGATCGCCCAGGTTGCAACGGTCGAGGCGGGGGTGGTCCGCCTGGAGATCGAGCAACGGGAACCGTTCGCCGACGGGCACGAGTTTGGCTCGGTCGGTGCTTATGAGCGAATCCAAGGGCGTGTGATGCTTGAGGTTGATCCCGACGATCCGTCGAATCAGGCGATTCACGACCTCAAGCTCGCCCCTCGAAACGATCGCGGCGTGGTGGAATTCTCGACCGAGTTCGACTTGCTTGCCCCCGTTGATCCGAAGCGGGGGAACCGTCGCATTCTGTTCGAGGTCAACAACCGGGGGAACAAGCTCGCGCCCGGCGCCTTTCTCGATCGCGGTGGGAACGAATTCAGGACCCTTGACGACGCGGGGAATGGGTTCCTCTTTCGCGAGGGGTATCACCTGCTCTGGTGTGGTTGGAATGGGGATGTTCGTCCGGGAGAAGGCCGCCTGACGATGGAACTCCCCATCGCTCAATCGGCTGAAGGACCGATTGAAGGGCGCATTTATGCAGAGATTTGCGTGGATGCCCCCAGCCGATCGGAACCGCTCGCCTGGGGGAACTCAGACCCTTACCCGGTGATCGACCCCGAGCAGGCGGTGGTCACCATGCGGCCGACCCGTGATGCTCCCGCCGAGGTCGTTCCCAAGGATCGGAGGGCATTTGCTCGCCTTGAGGGAGATCGGGTCGTTGCTGACCCCACTCACCTGTTTCTGGAAGATGGGTTTCGGCCCGGCTGGATCTACGAGGTGGTTTATACGACGCGGAATCCCCGGGTCACGGGGCTCGGATTTGCCGCGGTTCGAGACGTGGTCTCCTTCTTCAGAAACGAGGAATCCCCTGCGAATCCGCTGGCCGGCGCGGTGGACGGAGTGCTTGCGTTCGGGATCTCCCAGTCGGGGCGGTTCCTTCACGATCTCGTGTATCAGGGGTTCAATGCCGACGAGCAGGGGCAAGCGGTCTTCGACGGCGTGTTCGCCCACGTTCCGGGAGCGGGAAAAGGGATGTTCAACGGTCGGTTCGTTCAGACGACCCGGCACGGCAGCCCGCATCAGGACCGGCTCTTTGTCTCCGAGTCGTTCCCGATGACCACCGCTCCCTCGACCGATCCCCAAACCGGCCGAACGGGGGATACCCTGGAGCGTGCCAGGGAGGCGGGAGTGGTGCCAAAAATGATCTTTACCAATACGTCTGCCGAATACTGGACACGAGCTGCCTCGCTCTTGCATACAGATGTTGATGGAACGATTGACGTGGGGCACGATCCGAACGTGCGCATCTATTTCATCGCAGGCGGTCAACATGGGGTTTCGACTGGAAGGAGTCGGGGAATCTACCTGAATTTGATCAACACGCTCGACTATCGAGGGGTGCTTCGTGCCTTGCTTGTGGCGCTGGACGACTGGGCGACTCGTGACGTGGAGCCTCCGCCGAGCCGATACCCAAGAATCGACGACGGAACCTTGATCCGAGCGGAAACGTACCATCGGACGTTTCCCGAGTTGCCGGGCGTCGCCTTGCCGCGGGCGCATTACGTACCGACGCGGCTCGATTTCGGCCCTCGGTGGGAATCGGAGGGGATCATCGATAAGGTTCCGGCCGTGGTTGGTGAGCCGTTCCGGACCCTCGTTCCTGCGCCCGATACGGATGGGAATGATCGCGCAGGCATTCGATTGCCGCAGCTTGCCGTTCCCATCGCCACCTTCACCGGATGGAATCTTCGCAGTGCGGAAGCGGGGGCGGCCGGTCAGCTCGCCAAATTCAACGGGTCCTTCTTGCCGTTCCCGGTAGACGAGCAGCAACGGATCGACTCGGGCGACCCAAGGCCGTCGGTGCTTGAGCGTTACCCGACATTTGAGCACTACCTGGGACGATTCTCGGAGGAACTGCTTGAACTCGAATCGCAGCGCTTTCTGCTGGATGAAGACGTGGTGGGATTGCTTCGGGCTGCTGAAGCATCTCGGACGCTGTGGGAGGTGGAGGACTCCGCACCTGTCCGCTGA